A genomic window from Arthrobacter sp. FW305-BF8 includes:
- a CDS encoding sensor histidine kinase, protein MKSLTSDDVVAVRGVLTDTHPVDFYVLGVAGAIDRLALPLRERGITVHLEAPHHGMEVDRKSAALLYRAAQELLSNIHKYADASSVTVRLCCVCRSGDNHAVQLRVTDDGGGFDVEAATHGRHSGMGLRLMTLAVGSAGGKMAIESAPAAGTRVTVTLPLD, encoded by the coding sequence ATGAAATCACTAACAAGCGACGACGTCGTCGCAGTCCGTGGCGTTCTTACCGATACGCATCCGGTCGATTTCTACGTGCTTGGCGTCGCGGGGGCGATTGACCGTTTGGCCCTCCCGCTGCGCGAACGTGGGATCACCGTGCACCTCGAGGCGCCCCACCATGGAATGGAAGTGGACAGGAAGTCCGCCGCGCTGCTCTACCGGGCGGCGCAGGAGCTCCTGAGCAACATCCATAAATACGCCGACGCGTCCTCCGTGACCGTCCGGCTCTGCTGCGTCTGCCGTTCCGGGGACAACCATGCGGTCCAGCTCCGCGTCACCGACGACGGTGGCGGCTTCGACGTTGAGGCCGCGACCCACGGCAGGCACTCGGGCATGGGGCTGAGGCTCATGACCCTTGCCGTCGGTTCCGCCGGAGGCAAAATGGCAATTGAGTCGGCCCCCGCCGCGGGAACCCGCGTGACCGTGACCCTGCCGCTGGACTAG
- the truA gene encoding tRNA pseudouridine(38-40) synthase TruA has translation MTHQEPAAPVLGGGGFLRIRLDLAYDGGPFSGWAVQPGRRTVQGVLEGALELLLRRPIRVTVAGRTDAGVHARGQVVHLDLTEAEWLGLNRGADVDPAVALLRRLRGTLSRGLEDQTGAIMVHKAAVAPEGFDARFSALWRRYSYRIADGPEKWDPLGRYSTLWHKTALDVDLLNEGAAQLLGLHNFLSFCKPREGSTTVRELQRFEFGRGQDGVIVVTVQADAFCHNMVRALVGSALYVGEGQERPEWLHERLLARMRDARSVLAAPHPLVFEEVAYPSDGELLARAELTRAVRQ, from the coding sequence ATGACCCACCAAGAACCCGCTGCCCCCGTTTTGGGGGGCGGCGGGTTTTTGCGTATCCGGCTCGATCTCGCGTACGACGGCGGTCCGTTCAGCGGGTGGGCAGTGCAGCCGGGGCGCCGTACCGTCCAGGGAGTTTTGGAGGGGGCGCTGGAGCTGCTGCTCCGCCGCCCCATACGAGTCACGGTGGCCGGCCGCACCGACGCGGGCGTGCACGCCCGTGGTCAGGTGGTCCACCTGGATCTGACGGAAGCCGAGTGGCTGGGACTGAACCGTGGTGCGGACGTCGATCCCGCCGTCGCCCTCCTGCGCCGCCTGCGGGGCACGCTCAGCCGCGGGCTGGAAGACCAGACCGGCGCCATCATGGTGCACAAGGCCGCCGTCGCCCCTGAAGGGTTCGACGCCCGGTTCTCCGCCCTGTGGCGCCGCTACAGCTACCGCATCGCGGACGGCCCGGAGAAGTGGGATCCGCTTGGCCGGTACAGCACGCTCTGGCACAAGACGGCCCTGGACGTGGACCTGCTGAACGAAGGGGCGGCGCAGCTGCTGGGCCTGCACAACTTCCTGTCTTTTTGCAAGCCGCGGGAAGGTTCCACCACCGTCCGGGAACTGCAGCGCTTCGAGTTTGGGCGCGGGCAGGACGGCGTCATTGTCGTCACGGTCCAGGCGGACGCCTTCTGCCACAACATGGTGCGTGCCCTGGTGGGCTCGGCGCTGTACGTGGGGGAGGGACAGGAACGTCCGGAGTGGCTGCACGAGCGCCTGCTGGCAAGGATGCGCGACGCCCGTTCCGTCCTGGCTGCACCGCACCCCCTGGTGTTCGAGGAAGTGGCCTACCCCTCCGACGGCGAGCTGCTGGCCCGGGCAGAGCTCACACGGGCAGTGCGCCAGTAG
- a CDS encoding response regulator transcription factor, producing the protein MNDRRVVVVIDRDEEVRSLLRTTLGEAGFVVHCAATGEAGLALVRAKQPDTVTLDLVLPDMDGYEVLRRIREFSHTYILIITARSGLGATLKGFDAGADDYMVKPIRPRELRARVDGMLRRPRQLTVPPIVTPRQAPLVSPRLRASARAEIAPGPAPAHGLPVARGLGVALDVPAAQGLPAAQAFEHNGLAINSATRAATLGGRALQLTRTEFDLLYILLQRGSGVVSKAELVGLLGLAKREAGTMGGSDAGVRDAGRIIETHVGNLRRKLGDDARQPRWLKTVRGAGYTLA; encoded by the coding sequence ATGAATGATCGTCGCGTCGTTGTGGTTATCGACCGGGACGAGGAAGTCCGGTCCCTTTTGCGGACCACGCTCGGGGAGGCCGGCTTCGTGGTGCACTGCGCTGCCACCGGCGAAGCCGGGCTTGCGCTGGTCCGTGCCAAGCAGCCGGACACCGTCACGCTGGATCTGGTGCTTCCGGACATGGATGGCTATGAGGTGCTGCGGCGCATCCGCGAATTCAGCCACACCTACATTCTGATTATCACCGCGCGAAGCGGCCTTGGAGCGACCTTGAAGGGCTTCGACGCCGGTGCTGACGATTACATGGTCAAACCCATCCGGCCGCGGGAGCTGCGTGCCCGTGTTGACGGCATGCTGCGCCGGCCCCGGCAACTGACGGTCCCGCCGATCGTGACGCCGCGGCAGGCACCACTGGTTTCGCCCCGGCTGCGGGCCTCGGCCAGGGCGGAGATCGCGCCTGGACCCGCTCCGGCCCACGGTCTGCCAGTAGCGCGGGGCCTTGGAGTAGCGCTGGACGTTCCAGCTGCCCAGGGCCTGCCAGCTGCCCAGGCCTTCGAGCACAACGGGCTGGCGATCAACAGCGCAACGCGGGCCGCGACGCTCGGCGGTCGCGCCCTGCAGCTGACCCGTACTGAGTTCGACCTCCTGTACATCCTGCTGCAGCGGGGGAGCGGCGTTGTCAGCAAGGCGGAACTCGTCGGGCTTTTGGGTCTTGCGAAGCGGGAAGCGGGCACCATGGGCGGCAGCGATGCCGGTGTGCGGGACGCTGGCAGAATTATCGAAACCCACGTCGGTAACCTGCGCCGCAAGCTGGGGGACGACGCGAGGCAGCCCCGCTGGCTTAAGACTGTCCGCGGGGCCGGCTACACCCTGGCGTAG